A DNA window from Camelina sativa cultivar DH55 chromosome 13, Cs, whole genome shotgun sequence contains the following coding sequences:
- the LOC104738335 gene encoding uncharacterized protein LOC104738335 — translation MLNLNIDKAQAKRVVDLHELEEIRLDAYESSKIYKERTKAFHDKKIVVKELKSGDQVLLFNSRLKLFPGKLKSRWSGPFEIKEVLPYGSVTLLNKDGSEFTVNGQRVKKYLADQKIPEGSSVPLCDPPKA, via the coding sequence ATGTTAAATCTGAACATTGACAAAGCACAAGCCAAGAGAGTTGTTGATCTACATGAGCTTGAGGAAATCAGACTTGATGCTTATGAAAGCTCCAAAATCTATAAGGAGAGAACCAAGgcttttcatgacaagaagattgTTGTGAAGGAACTAAAGTCTGGAGATCAAGTCTTGCTTTTCAACTCCAGACTTAAGTTGTTTCCTGGCAAGCTCAAGTCAAGATGGTCTGGACCATTTGAGATTAAAGAGGTTTTGCCATACGGATCAGTAACTCTgctgaacaaggatggtagtgaatTCACAGTAAATGGACAAAGGGTCAAGAAGTACCTTGCAGATCAAAAGATTCCGGAGGGGTCCTCTGTGCCTCTCTGTGATCCTCCAAAAGCCTAA